A segment of the Superficieibacter sp. HKU1 genome:
GAGATTATGCAGGATCTCTTGTCCAGAAAAACCGCCGTTAATAATAAAGATATCATTCTGGAGCTGGTGGTCCGGCTTGAAACAGAAAAAGATATCGTCAAACTGGATATCTACCGTAGCGCATTAGAAATGGTTGTACTGAATACGCCTGACGATATTTAAACGTCAGCCTACAGAACAGATAAACAAAACGGGCTTACGCCCGTTTTTTTATTCCTGCTCGCTCAGACCACGGTGTTTAAGCATCGGCGCAATGAGAGGGTCGCTTCCCCGCCACTGACGATACAATGTTTCCAGATCGGCGCTGTTTCC
Coding sequences within it:
- a CDS encoding biofilm development regulator YmgB/AriR family protein; its protein translation is MPIQEVDQSSPLSFGYNHDDAGQKVISEIMQDLLSRKTAVNNKDIILELVVRLETEKDIVKLDIYRSALEMVVLNTPDDI